In the Streptomyces sp. NBC_00193 genome, GGTCATGGTTCAAAGGTGCCAGCCAAATAGGACACCAACTGACCTACATGCCGTCTAGGTTTCTCTTCATGAGCACCGAGACGACCCAGTCATCGCCCGAAGGAAAGAACGGGCCCGTACAAGAAGAGCGGACCGACCCTCCCGCAGAGACCACCTCGATCAGCAAGGCCGGCGACGCCGGAGACACGGGCGCACCCGGCGAGTCCGCCGCCCCCGATGTCCCCGCCGACCGCCGTCGCTGGATCGCGCTCGCCATCGTGATGACCGCCGCCTTCATGGACCTGGTCGACGTCACGATCGTCAACATCGCGATACCCCGGATGCGCGAGGACCTCGGCGCCTCCACGAGCGCCATCCAGTGGATCACCGCCGGCTACGCACTCGCCTTCGCCGCCGGCCTGATCACCGGCGGCCGTCTCGGTGACATCTACGGCCGCAAGCGCCTGTTCCTCATCGGCATATCCGGCTTCACCGCGGCTTCGCTGCTCTGCGGCCTCGCCCCGAACCCCGACGTGCTCGTCGCCGCCCGCATCCTCCAGGGCGGCATGGCGGCCATGATGGTCCCGCAGGTGCTCGCGATCATCCACGTCACCTTCCCGCCGCACGAGCGCGGCAAGGTCTTCGGCCTGTTCGGCGCGATCATCGGTCTCGGTGCCGTCTCGGGCCCGATGCTCGGCGCGCTGCTCACCGAGTGGAACATCGCCGGTCTCGAATGGCGCCCGATCTTCCTGATCAACCTGCCCGTCGGCATCGCCGGCGTGATCCTGGGCCGCAAGTTCATCTCCGAGTCCAAGGCCCCCAAGGCGCTGCGCCTGGACCTGGTGGGCGTGGTGCTCGCCACCCTCGCCCTGGTCATGCTGATCTTCCCGCTCACCCACGGCCGCGAGAACGACTGGCCCGTGTGGGGCTTCGTCTGCATGATCGCCTCGCCCGCGGTCTTCGGCGTCTTCATCGCCTACGAGAAGTACAAGATCCAGAAGGACGGCTCCCCGCTCGTCGAGCTGTCCCTCTTCAAGGTCAAGAGCTTCGCGGGCGGCATCGCCGTCCAGCTGACCTTCGGCATCGCGACCGGCATCTTCTTCCTGGTCTGGACGCTCTACATGCAGATGGGCCTCGGCTGGAGCGCCCTGAAGGCCGGCTCCACGGGCATCCCGTTCTCGATCGCCGTCTCGGCCGCCGCGGGCATGTCCGTACAGAAGCTCGTACCGCGCTTCGGCCGCAAGGTGCTCCAGGCCGGCGCGCTGGTCATGGCCGCGGGCGTGCTCCTCTACATCTGGGAGTCGGACCGCTACGGCATGACCATCACCTCCTGGCAGATGGCCGCCCCGCTGATCGTCATGGGCATCGGCATGGGCCTGATCATCGCGCCGCTGACCGACACCGTGCTCTCCGAGGTGCCGCGCGAGCACGCCGGCTCGGCGTCCGGGCTGATCAACACCACCGGCCA is a window encoding:
- a CDS encoding MFS transporter; its protein translation is MSTETTQSSPEGKNGPVQEERTDPPAETTSISKAGDAGDTGAPGESAAPDVPADRRRWIALAIVMTAAFMDLVDVTIVNIAIPRMREDLGASTSAIQWITAGYALAFAAGLITGGRLGDIYGRKRLFLIGISGFTAASLLCGLAPNPDVLVAARILQGGMAAMMVPQVLAIIHVTFPPHERGKVFGLFGAIIGLGAVSGPMLGALLTEWNIAGLEWRPIFLINLPVGIAGVILGRKFISESKAPKALRLDLVGVVLATLALVMLIFPLTHGRENDWPVWGFVCMIASPAVFGVFIAYEKYKIQKDGSPLVELSLFKVKSFAGGIAVQLTFGIATGIFFLVWTLYMQMGLGWSALKAGSTGIPFSIAVSAAAGMSVQKLVPRFGRKVLQAGALVMAAGVLLYIWESDRYGMTITSWQMAAPLIVMGIGMGLIIAPLTDTVLSEVPREHAGSASGLINTTGQMGNALGLGLTSVVYFGFIEDDRVFGPPYVDAFHNAMWWVVAVLVVIFSVMFMLPRKAVPMAEREGGTEHVG